From Acidobacteriota bacterium:
CGGATCATGAACGGCCGGTCGTCGATCCGTACCGAACCCGCCGCCGGACGACCGTATGTCCCGAACAGGCCGTTCAGCAGCTCGCTTTTGCCCGAGCCCTGAAGACCGGCCAGGCCGAGAATCTCCCCTTTGTGAAGATCGAAATCAGCGTCCCGAATGGCCCATTTTCCTGTTCTCGACCGATCGGCCAGCCGAAAACCCCGGACTTCAAGAGCCGTCCCGGACGGATGAGCCGCCCGGGGCGGAAACTGTCCGGACATTTCCCGGCCGACCATCCAGCTCACGAGCTTCTGCTGCGGAAGTTCGGAGGCCGGGGCCGTGCCGACGGCGCGGCCGTCGCGGAGGACGCTGATGCGATCGCCGATATGGTAGATCTCTTCCATACGGTGGGAGATATAGATGATTCCGCAACCTCTTTCTTTCAGATTCCGGATCAGCTTGAATAATGTCCCGGCCTCGACATCGTTGAGTGCGCTCGTCGGTTCGTCCATGATGAAGATCTTCGCTTCGAAAACGAGCGCCTTGGCGATTTCTATCATTTGGCGGACGGCGACGGGATAGTCTCCCGTTTCCCGATCGAGATCGACATCGATGGCCAGGTTCTCCAGGAGAGCCGCCGCACGCTTCGATTCGGTCCGGAAATCCATCCATCCGCCGGAGGCTTTTTCCCGTCCCAGAAAAATGTTGTCCCGGACACTCATGGACAAAACCAGAGACATCTCCTGATGGATGGCCGAGATGCCGGCGATCGAGGCATCATGGGGGGATTTGAAACGGACGGGCCGGCCCTCGATCCGGATTTCTCCCGCGTGATCGGTATGAACTCCGGCCAGAATCTTCATCAGAGTCGTTTTCCCGGCCCCGTTTTCTCCCGCCAAAATGTGAACCTCGCCGGCTTTGAGCTCAAAGGAGACATCATGGAGAACGGGGACTCCCGAGAAAGCCTTGGAGATTCCGGACATTTCCAGAAGCATCGTTTTTTGAATTCTAGCATAAAATTGACTTCTCACGGATGCCGGAGTTAGAATGCCCGCGGGAGGATTCCATGGAGTTGCAAATCGTCCTCATCCTGGCCGTCATGGCCGCGGCCTACGCCGTGGCGCATTTCCGGAAGCTGTCGGTCGAACTCAGCATGCTGGCGGCGGCCGTCGCCGGAGGCCTGGCCGGCGCCTTCATCAAGACGCCCCCGCTCGGCGAGCTGGCCCGCCACCTCGTTGAGGGGTCCTTCACCTACCTGGACGTCATCCTGGTTTTCGTGACGGCCACGCTTTTCATGGCCGTCATTTCGGAATCCGGAGGCGTGATCTACGCCGTCCGGGGCACGGTCCGCGCCTTTGTCAATATGCGGGTGATCGCACTTCTCGTGCTTATGATCATCATTCTCATTCCCGGCGCCCTGACGGGAGCCGGGAGCGTCTCGCTCCTTGTCGTCGGTGCTCCCGTGGCCATGGCCCTCTCCGCGCTCGGCGTTTCCGGAAAACGGACGGCGGCCATCCTCTTCATCACGGCCGGATTGAGCGCGGCCGCTCCCCCGGTCAACATCTGGGCCATGATCCTTTCCGCCGGAACGGCCATTCCCTATGTGGGGTTCGAACTGCCGCTCGGCATCCCGGTGCTGCTTCTCGGGACGTTCACGGTCCTGACCCTGGGCCTCAGAAAAGAAAATCCCGTCAGCCGGGAAACGGCCCTCGCCGCCATCCCCGAGGTGCCGGCGGGCATGACCTGGTGGCGCGTCATTCTGCCGTTTCTGATCTTTTTCGGCCTGGTGATCGCCGCACGCATGTGGCCTTTCGCGCTGCCCATCATGGGCCTCCCTCTTCAGTTCACGATCGCCGGCCTCGTCGCCTGGCTGGTCAGCCCGAAACGCCCTCATCTGATCCGTCTGGCCCGGACAACCGTCAAAAGACTCCTCCCTCTTCTCACGACCATGGTCGTCGTCGGCATGCTCCAGCAGATCATGACCACGACCGGGGTCCGCGGCCTACTGTCCTTTCTCGTCATCAGCACACCGTTCGTCCTTTTGATCATGCTGCTGGCCGTTGTCATCCCTGTTTCGGAGGGTGTTCTGACTTACGGAGGAGCCGCCGTCCTCGGCATCCCTCTCGTCTGGTTTTTCGACTCGATCGGCTTGCACGCCACCATGGTCATCGCCGGACTCAGCCTGCTCTGGCCGCTCGGCGACGGACTGCCGCCGACGGCTCTCATCGGCCGGCTGAGCATCATGGTCTCGGACTATAAGGGCACCTACGGAAGTTTCCTGCGAAGCACCTGGCTGCCCTGGCTGGTCATTACGGCCACAGGCCTTCTCATGATCGTCTACAGCGCCAAGCTGAGCTTTCTTGTGCGTTGGAGCATGTGACCGCGATGAAACACATAGGAGAATCGCCATGACCGTCATCATGGGACTGTACTACGCGATCAGCGCCGGAATTCTGGCCATCCTGATCCTGAATTTCATCGAAGAAAAGGACAGCACGCATGACGCGATCCATTATCTGATCGTCATGATTCCGCTTGTCCTGCGCCTCCTGCGGGTGAAGTAGAAGGAGTCCGTCGATGAAACATCCCTGGAAAATCAAAAGTGCGGGGCTCGCGGCGACGGCCGCGGTCCTCATCCTCGGCGGTTTTCAGCTCTACAGCCACCGCCATCACCGGCTGCCCATCGTGGCCGGCCCCGGCGTGACCCGCATCGCCTATCTGAGCGACTACGGCCCCGGGCTCAAAGGGACCATGGCCGACACGCCGGTCTTTTTCCTGGAGAGCGGGCATCCCGGCGGCAAGGCCCTCATCATGGGCAACACCCACGCCAACGAGCCCGACGGGATCCTCTCGGTGCTCATTCTGCTCGAAAACGCCGTCGTCGAAAGCGGCACGCTCATCGTCATTCCCCAATTCAACCACAGCGCCAGCCGGACGACACGGCCCGGCGACGGATATCCCCTGTTTTTCGAAATCGAAACGCCCTGGGGAGAAAAACGATTTCGCATGGGCAACCGGGACGCCTCCCCTCTCGATCAATGGCCCGATCCCGACGTCACCATCCACTATCCGAGCCGCCAGCTCCTCTCCTTCCTCGATATCCGCAACACCAACCGGACCTGGCCCGGACGCCCTGACGGCGCCCTGATGGAGCGGGTGACGTTTGCGGCCATGGAACTCATGCGCCGCGAAGCGGTCGACCTGGCCGTCGACATCCACGGCGCCGAGACCATGTTTCCGGTCACGAACTGCATTGTCGCTCCGGAAAAATCCATGCGGCTGGCCACCATGACCGCCCTGAACGTCAAAGCCCGGGAGGGATTCGATTCCCACGTCGAGCCCTCACCCTCAGGATTCCGCGGCCTGTCCCACAGGGAAATCGGAGACTATTCGGACACCCTGCCGTTTCTTCTTGAAGCCCCGATGCCTTTTCTCGACCAGCCGACCGGCCCCAAAACCGTTGAGCTCCTTCTCGACGGAAAGGATCCGTTCCTTCTTCGCCTCTCGGAAAAAGGCAAGCTTTTCGTCCCTTATGACGCCGACGGCTGGCCCATCGATAAGCGGGTGGGCCAGCACACCTCGACCGTCCTGGAGCTTCTCAACCAGTTTTCCCGGAGAACACCGGAACGGGCCGTCGTTTTGAGCGGAGTCCCCCGCTATGCGGACATCGTCGAGAACGGCATCGGATTCTATTTCCGGGATCCGGCAACGGTTCCTTCGGACCGCATCCACCTCTATTGACATTGAAATTCGCCGGAAAAACGGATATGGTATCGGCATACGAAAAAATGATGGATTTTCATCTTCGGAGGTATCTCATGACAAAAAGGACATTATGGCGGAATTCCGTCCTCGTCCTGGCCCTGATCTTCGCGGCCGGATCGTTTTCCGCGGCCGTCGACGACGCCCGGCCCGAAAGACAGTGGGGTCCCGAGGGCTGCACCGTCATCCTGGTCGGCAAGGACGCATCCACGGACGGCTCGGTCATCAGCACCCATACCGCCGACTGCGGCGTCTGCGACTGGACGTTCCGCTGGGTTCCGGGCGCCGAACACGCGGAGGGCGCAACCCGAAAAATCTACCGCATTTCCCAGTACCACACCTGGCCGCCCTCCCAGGGCCTGAAATGGGAGCGATATCGGGATGATTTCAGCGGCCTCGAAATCCCCCAGCCTTCCCGCACCTATGGGTACTACCACGGCATGTTCGGCTACATGAACGAAAACCAGGTGGCCATCTCCGAATCCACCACGGGAACCCATCGCCAACTCATCAATTCCACGCCGTCCGCCCAGATCGACCTGACCATGCTGACGCTCCTGGCCATGGAGCGGTCCAAGACCGCCCGCGACGCCATCCGCATCATGGGCGAGCTGGCCGAAACTTACGGCTACGGATTCCATGACGACGGCGAGATGCTGGCCGTCTCCGACCCCGACGAAATCTGGATCTTCGAAATCATGCCGGTCGGTCCGCTGTGGTCGCCCGATTCCGGAACACCGGGAGCCGTCTGGTGCGCCCAGCGTGTGCCGGACGATCACGTCAGCGTCTGCCCCAACGAGTCCCGGATCGGGGAAATCGACCTCACCAAGCCCGATTATTTCATGGCCTCGAAGCACGTCGTTTCTTTCGCCGTCGAGAAAAAGCTGTACAACCCCGACAGCGGAAAACCCTTCAGCTGGAAGCACGCCTATTCTCCGGCGGACACCAGCGCCACGGCCAGCGGCGGATCCCGAGCCCGGATGTGGCGGTTTTTCGATCTGGCCGCCCCTTCGAAGAAATTCAGTCCCGACACCCCGAATATGGATTTCCCGTTCTCGGTGAAACCCGACAAAAAGCTCTCGCTCCAGGACGTCATGAACATGACCCGGGACAAATACCAGGGAACGCCCTTCGACACCGGAGCCGGTCTCCGCGGCGGGCCGTTCAGCAATCCGAACTACCACCCACGCCCCGTTCGCGTCGGCGATCAGACCTATCCCACGCCCCGTCCCATCGGCGTCAACCGGGCCGAATACACGACCATCACCCAGGTCCGGAGAGGCCTGCCGAATGAGATCGGCGGCATCCTCTGGATCGCTTTCGGCGCGCAGGATACGGCCTGCTACATGCCGTTCTATCTCGGGGCGGCCGAAATCCCGCATTCCTTCGAGATCGGCGATCACTGGGAATTCGACCGCGGCTCGGCCCGCTGGGCCTTCGATTACGTCGACACCCTGGCCCAGGTGGCCTATTCGCACGCCATCAAGGATGTTCAGGCGGCCATCGAAGTCTGGGAGGGCGGCGCCATCGAGCGGACCCGCATGATCGACGACCTGGCCCTGCGCCTGCACAAGGAAGACCCGGCCAAGGCGGCCGACTTCCTCAACATGTACAGCATCCGGAATGCCGAAAGCGCGGTCAACGCCTGGTGGAAACTCGGCGACGACCTCATCGTCAAATACCGGGGCCTCAGCATCTACGACCCGGTGAAGCGCACACGGATCGACCTCCCCTATCCGGAAGAATGGCTGAAAGAGGTCATCCGTTACCACGGCATCGAGCCGACCAAGAAAAAATAACCTCCGACGTCCGGCTCGAACCGGATGCGGCGACAAAGGAGTTGAATTGATGAAAACATATCGCTTGCCCGTTTTTCTGGCGATTGCAGCCGGGATTCTTCTCACAGCCCCGTCGGGATGGACGTCCGGCGGCGACGTGCCCAAGGCCGAACTTCCGGTTCTGACGACATCGGCGGGCCAGAGCCCCGATATCACCACGCTGAACATCATCTGCGAGGAAGCCGGAATTCCCTATGATTATTGCGACGTCCCCACAGTCGAGATCATCGCGGCCGGTGTCGGGTTGGGCGGACAGACAACCCAGGAGGGCGGCGGGTTTTACGCCGAGGTCCACTCCGACCTCGACAAGCACCCCGAGGGCACGCCCTACAAGACCGTGATCTTCGCGATCGGCGCCAGCCTCAAGGGAATGGGCGCCTCCGGCCTGACCGTGGACGACGAAGTCAACCGCCTGAAAAAGATCGTCGACCATTGCAAGAGCCAAAAGATTTTCATGATCGCCGTCCACGTCGGGGGAACCTCCAAGCGGGGCGCTCCGGGCAGCGACAACGAGCGCATGATCGACGCCGTCGCCCCCTTTGCGGATTATCTCGTCGTCACCAAGGACGCCAACAAGGACGGCCGGTTCACGAAGATTTCCCAGGACAACGGCATTCCGCTCACGGAGATCGATTTCGCGCTCGGCCTGGTCGGCGTTCTCCAGCAGGCCTTCGGCATGTCAACAAAAACCTGAAAACGGCTTCGGGCTTCAGATCGTCTCGGATCCCGTCAATCAGATCGACGGAACAATGGACATCGACCGCAAGGAGGGAACGACGGTCACGATCCGGTTTTGAATTCTTGTATGCCGGAGGTGGGAATCGAACCCACACCCCTGTCGCCAGGGACTGGATTTTGAGTCCAGCGCGTCTGCCAGTTCCGCCACTCCGGCCCGTCCCATATGTAACAAATTCGAGGACACCGGTCAACAGGCCGCTGCGCCGGTTGATTTCCGATCGTCATGTGTGATAAAAAAAGCTTCACTTGAACCCCATGAAAACAGACACCGTCCGCCTTCTTGAAATCGCCGGGCGCCTGGCCGGACACCGGATCGCCGTCTGGGGCGACTTCATTCTGGACGAATACATTTATGGAACCACGCGCCGGATCTCCCGCGAAGCCCCGGTTCTGATCCTGTCTTACAGTGACCGGGAATTCACCCTGGGCGGGGCCGGGAACGCCCTCCAGAACCTCAAAGCCCTGGGGGCTCAGCCCGTCCCCGTCGGCGCCGTCGGCCTGGATGACGCCGGCCGCAAAATCCTGGCCATGCTGAAAAAAATGGGCATTGCCTCGGATCACATGCTTCAGGTTCCGGGCTATGCCACACCTCTCAAAACCCGCGTTCTGGCCGGCGAACACAACACCCGCAAGCAGCAGATCCTGCGCATCGACCGGGAAAGCCGGATTCCCGCCGCAGCCGACATAAAAAAGAGCTTCTCCTCGGCGCTCCGCGATCTGGTCCGGAATTGCGCCGGCCTTCTGGTTTCGGACTACAACTACGGAGCGGTCGATCCGGAAATCTTCAAATCCGCCTCTCCCGTCTTCCGCGGGAAACAAAGGTCCGTCACGCTGGATTCCCGTTTCCGCATTCTTGATTTTCCAGGCGGAACCACGGCCACACCGAACGAAACCGAAGTCCGGGATGCGTTGCAGCGGGATATCCGGGAAGAAGACCCGACGCTGCGGAAGGCCGGACGCGATCTTCTCCGCCGTCTCCGGTCGCCGGCCCTTCTGATTACGCGGGGGGCCCGCGGCATGATTCTCTTCGAAACCGGCCGCCCTCCCTATCACATTCCCGCCCACGGCCCTTCCGACATCGTGGACGTCACGGGGGCGGGCGATACGGTCATCAGTGTTTACACTCTCGCCCTGGCCGCCGGCGCATCCTTCCGCGAAGCCGCCCAACTGGCCAATCGGGCCGGAAGCGTCGTGGTCATGAAAAAAGGCGCAGCCGTCCTTTCGGGCGAAGAACTCCGGCAGGCGATTCTCTCGTGAAGCCGGACAAACTCAAATCCCTCTCCCGCCTATCCCGCATTGTCAGAGAAGAAAAGAGAAAGGGCCGAAAGGTTGTTTTGGCCAACGGCTGCTTCGATCTCATCCACGCCGGACACGTCCGTTATCTCCGCCACTGTCAATCGGCCGGCGATATTCTTATCGTCGCCCTCAACAGCGATGCTTCGACCCGGCGGCTCAAGGGACCCGGCCGCCCTCTTCTTCCCCAGGACGAGCGGGCCGAGATCCTCTGCGCCTTCGAATTCGTGGATTACGTCACGATCTTTGCCGAAGACAACGTCGAAAACATCCTCCGAACCCTCAAACCCGACGTCCACGCCAAAGGTTCGGATTATTCCGTCGACACCGTTCCGGAACGGGCGGTCGTCAGGGCCTACGGCGGAGAGATCTTCATCGCCGGAGGCCCGAAGATCCGCTCCACATCCGAAGTCATCCGGAATCTGACGGCGGCCCGGCGACAGGGGGGCGGACGTGGCGACCGCTGATTCCCGGTCTTCCGGCCGTCCGGATGAGTCCTTTCTTGTCATCCGTCTCAGTTCCCTGGGAGATATCATTCACACGTTGCCGGCCTTTGCGGCCCTGCGAAAGGCCTTTCCCGGCGCACGCATCTCCTGGCTGGTCGAGAAGGCGGGAAAAGACATTCTCGATCTCGTCCCGGGAATCGACGAGATCATTGTCGCCCGCTCGAAAGGCTGGTTGCGGCGGCTACGCGACCGGAACCGGACGGCGCTCGATTTTCAGGGATTGTTGAAGTCGGCCGCGGCGGCCCGCCTTTCCGGCGCCAGGCGAAGGATCGGCTTCGCCAAGGCCAACCTGCGGGAACCGGCGGCCGGAGTCTTCTACACCGAACGGGCCCGCGAAGCCGACGAGAATCGGCACGTCATCGCCAGGAATCTCGGGCTTCTTGAAAACCTCGGCATCATCGACGGCGGCTGGAACTTTCCCATCGAGATTCCCCCGAATCTTCGGGCCGGCGTCGTCGGCAAAATCCAGGAACTCGGGTTTTCCCCTCCGTCGCGCATCGTGATCATCAACGTCGGCGCCGCCTGGGAGACCAAGAGGTGGACGGCCGACAAGTGGGCTTCCGTTCTCAGCCGGCTGAAAACGCCGGACATCTTTCCCCTTATCCTCTGGGGAACGGATATCGAACGCGGCATCGCCCGGGACCTGGCGGCCAAAACCGGAGCCGTCCCGGCGCCTTTCATGAGCATCGCGGAAGTCCTGGCTCTGATAGAACAATCCGCCCTTCTCCTCAGCGGAGACACCTTCGCCCTCCAGGCCGCCTGCGCTTTGGGAACGCCCGTTGTCGGGATTTTCGGCCCGACCAACCCGGCCCGGAACGGACCCTTCGGACCGCTGGACAAAACCCTTCACTTGCCAATTCCCTGCCATCCCTGTTATAAAAGGGAATGTTCCCGCCTGGAATGCCTGAGCCGTCTCGACCCCGATCGAGTCGCCGAGCAGGCCGAGAACGTGCTGAAAGACAATGACGGATCATCCAATCGTTGAAGCTCTCTACCGCTGGCGCGTGCGAACGGGAACCGTCTTCATTCTGGCCGTGGGCGTCCTGGCCCGGCCCACCATCTTGTCCCTCGCCGCGGGGGGCGCCGTGGCCCTTGCAGGACTGGCCCTGAGAGCCTGGGCCTCCGGCCACCTGAACAAGGAAAAAATTTTGGCCGTATCCGGTCCCTACCGCCACACCCGGAATCCCCTCTATCTCGGCAATCTGATCATCGGAGCCGGCGTCGCGGTCACGGCCCGCTCCTGGCCCGTTCTGGCACTCCTGACGGCATACTTCGGCGTCTTTTATCCATTGATCATCGTCAAGGAACGGAAACGGATGCGCCGTCTGTTCATGGAAAAATACGATGATTTCGCAAAAAAAGTGCCGCTGTTTTTTCCCGGTCTACGCCGCGCCGCCCGCAACGGGACCCGTTTCGATCGCCGCCTGTACACGATTAACCGGGAATATCGGGCCGCCGTCGCCACCCTGATCGTCTGGCTCGTCCTGGCCGCCAAAATGATTCTATTATAGAGTTTCACCGTGCCGACGGAAAAACGCATCGCCCGCGTCCGCGAAGTCTTGGCCAAACGCCAGCCCGATCTCCGGGTTGTTCTGGACGCCGTGTCCATCGCCCACAATGCCAGCGCCGTGGCCCGGACCTGTGACGCCTGCGGCGTTTTATACCTCGACATCATCGCCCCTCAGGCCGAAGCCCTCAAGCTCAACGAAGCCATCACGACACGGGCCGACAAATGGCTGGAATGGCGGGTTCACCGGGCCGCCGTCGATTGCCTGCCGGATCTGAAAAAAGCGGGATTCCGAATCGTCGCCGCTCAGATCGGTACCCGAGCGCTGCCCTACGATCGGATCGATTATACGACTCCCACGGCTCTTGTTTTCGGCAGCGAAGCGGCCGGCCTGACCCCGGAAGCCTTGAGCTACGCCGACGAAACCATCGCCATCCCCATGGTCGGAATGGTCCAGAGCCTCAATCTCTCGGTTTCCGTTGCGATCGTCCTCTACGAAGCTTTCCGGCAAAGACAGGCCAAGGGGATGTATGACCGTCCCCGCCTCTCACCCTCCGAACTCGAGCGCCTCGAACGGCAGTGGCTCCTGCCGGACTAACGAACGAGCTCAACCCGGGTGACTTTCGAACCGAGAGGGATGATGGCGGCTCCCCGTTCCTTGGGATAAGCGGCCGTAAGCCGATAATCGCCGGTGCCGGCCGGGCGGGCCGGCTGTTCGATGCGCAGCCCGGCTTGGGCGACATGCGTATTCCGGGGCGCCAGGGTTATCCTGACTCTTCCATCCGATTCCCGATACTCGACCTTCTCAAAACTTCCGGAATCGAGAGTCAGCCAAAGCCCCAAGGGAGCCAGATAGACCCGGGAGCGGGCACTGTTCTTCGGGATGACCGAGATCCACCCGACTTCCGGAGCGATCTCGCCGCCGAAAGCCAGCCGGCCGAAATCCGGGTCATCCACGACATAGGTTCCGGTGTGCATGGCATAGCCGAAAAATCCCGGGCCGTAGTCCCCCGAAATGCCGTCGATGCGAAGCGTGGAGGGATAGGAGTGAAATGCGGCCGGAGCGAATCCCTCGCGCGTGATGTTGGCAAGCGCCCCCATAACTCCGGCATGACCGACTCTCAGCAGATAAAGATCTCCTGGTTTTTCCCGGAATGCGGCCAGCACCGGGCCGGCGTTCAGGGCCGATCCGTAGTGGTGAAGCTGGCGTTCGATCCGCCTCAGTTTTCCGGCATAGACAAAATCCCAGTAGCGCCGGGCGCTTCCGTTGTAGCCCCAGTGCGGGACCGTCGGCATATAGGCCAAAATGGCATCAAGGGTCACCTGGGCCTTGTCCTCATAGCCGAAGTATTTCGACCAGGTGTAGACTTCCTCCTGACCCGTGGAATCCCAGGGCATTTCGCTACCGAAGGGATAGGCCAGAGACCGCCAGAGATCGGCGCGCTTCTTCATGGCCGCTTCGAGTTGTTCCGCGAGTTCGGTCAGCCCTTCCCTCTGCAGATCGAGCAGAATCATGAGGAAAATGGTCCCTTCCATCTGACCGAACCGGGCGTATCCCGGAGCCTGTTCGACCATGGCCAGAGCCGTCCGGCAGGCCTTCTCAAGGTACCAATCCCATGTTTTTTCGGGAACATACCCTTCGGCGTTCCGCGACAAGCGGTAAAAAACCCAATGGGCTGCAGCGACGTGGGGATAATTGTAGGAACGCACCGTGGATTCCGCCTCTTCCCTTTTCCAAGAGGACCACGAACCGTATTTGACGGCATCGCTGTATGTGCCTTCGGGCATCTTTTCGGGCTCGTAGAAAAACAGGCTTTTCCTGACGCCGTATTTCCTGTCGCCTTCACTGTACTGAATGCCGCCCCACAAGGTCTCGAAGAAAAAGCGCCTGAGTTTGGCCAGTTCCCCGGCATCGGGCCGGACCAACTGTTTCATAACGGCGGCCACCCAGGAGCCCGCCCCTCCCTCGTCGCTGAGACCGGCGATCCAGGCCCGGTTGTCTTCCAGAACAGGGCTCATGGACTCATAGTCATAGGTTATGACCGACGGGCTGCGGCGGAAAAGATCCGACGGGTTGTCGTACCACTGTTCATGGGTGAGGAAACGCCCCATGTCGGAAACGACCTCCGCCTCGGGCTTGATGACGTTGTAGTGAACAGACTGTTTCAAGCCGTCGGCATAGGTGACGGTCAAGCGGGCCCTCCCCCACTCCTCGCCGTGAATCCGGTAGGTTTTCCAGCCGTTGGGCGCCGGCGCGTCTTCACGCACCGTCAACGCCGCCGCCGGCTCCACGTCCATGGAGCGGACCTCCGCTGAATGGCCGAGGAACAAGCGGGCGGAGATATCTTTCGGCAGGACATAGCCGGGAATTCCGACGGCGACCGGGCGGCGATGCCCGATCAGCGTCGATTCGACGGCCCGCAGAGATTCGGACGGAACGAACATCACGCCGTAAACGGCCGACTCGCCGGGATTGAGACGCCTCGATGTCGGACGGTTCCACGGTTCGGCCTCGGACCAGTCCTCTTCCGCATGAGCCCGGCTGTGAACCATCCATTCATGAAATCCCTCGAACGTCACCCCCCGGGGTGTCGGATCGTCAAGGAGCGGACGATAGGCTTCGAACGGAGTCCCGGCGTAAGGCAGAACAAGAAGGACGGATCCCCGGCCGTGGAGGCGGGCGACTTGAAGATAACCCGCATCCAGACCGATATACGGATCGGCAAAGACGCAGGAGGCATGGGCCCGGTCCAGGTCTTTTCCGTGCAGGATGTTGTTGAAAATCAAGGGAATCCCCAGGGAGCCGATTTCGACGGGCCGGTCACCGTTGTTCTTCAGGACAAATCGAAGCCCCAGATTTCCGTCACGCACCTCCCAGGTGCGAAGCGCCTGCAGCGGAAAGTCTTCGGCAAGCGTCCCGGCCAGATCGGACGACGCGAGGCCGCCGGGTCCCGGATCGATGGGTTTCACGGATCCTCGTTCGGCGGCCGTCGAATAGTCCTTCCATCGGCGATCCTCCCCCACTCTGACCCTTAAAGTCAGATCGCCCAAATGATAGCAATGGTTGCCTCCGCGGATCTTCAGGTTTTCGGAGGGGGTGTAGTCAAATCCGTCCCCGCCTTTCGGCCTGAGAGCGGCGACCGTTTGGGACGCCTTGACCAGCTGAAGATGAAAGACCGGCGTGTCAAAATCCAGAATCCCGTCCCTGAGCCCCAGAGTTTCCGGCAATGCCTCAAGGTTCTTCCATTGAGAAAAAGACGATGTCGCCGGGAAAATCAACCCCAAAACAAGAACCGCCGCGACCGCTTTTTCCCTCCTTATCATGCCGTCCTCCTGCCCAGGGTCTTATCATGACCGGGCCGTTGTCGATATCCCGGTGTCACGGCTGTTTTATGCGGTTAAATTTTACGGACCAATCTCCTGAGCCGATTTTTTATATCCTCGGCCGCGGCGCTTCCCTTCTTGGCCATGTCCTCGCGGATTTTAGCCAGTTCTTCCCGGAACGCCTGACCAT
This genomic window contains:
- a CDS encoding DUF6305 family protein, producing MKTYRLPVFLAIAAGILLTAPSGWTSGGDVPKAELPVLTTSAGQSPDITTLNIICEEAGIPYDYCDVPTVEIIAAGVGLGGQTTQEGGGFYAEVHSDLDKHPEGTPYKTVIFAIGASLKGMGASGLTVDDEVNRLKKIVDHCKSQKIFMIAVHVGGTSKRGAPGSDNERMIDAVAPFADYLVVTKDANKDGRFTKISQDNGIPLTEIDFALGLVGVLQQAFGMSTKT
- a CDS encoding succinylglutamate desuccinylase — translated: MKHPWKIKSAGLAATAAVLILGGFQLYSHRHHRLPIVAGPGVTRIAYLSDYGPGLKGTMADTPVFFLESGHPGGKALIMGNTHANEPDGILSVLILLENAVVESGTLIVIPQFNHSASRTTRPGDGYPLFFEIETPWGEKRFRMGNRDASPLDQWPDPDVTIHYPSRQLLSFLDIRNTNRTWPGRPDGALMERVTFAAMELMRREAVDLAVDIHGAETMFPVTNCIVAPEKSMRLATMTALNVKAREGFDSHVEPSPSGFRGLSHREIGDYSDTLPFLLEAPMPFLDQPTGPKTVELLLDGKDPFLLRLSEKGKLFVPYDADGWPIDKRVGQHTSTVLELLNQFSRRTPERAVVLSGVPRYADIVENGIGFYFRDPATVPSDRIHLY
- a CDS encoding sugar ABC transporter ATP-binding protein translates to MLLEMSGISKAFSGVPVLHDVSFELKAGEVHILAGENGAGKTTLMKILAGVHTDHAGEIRIEGRPVRFKSPHDASIAGISAIHQEMSLVLSMSVRDNIFLGREKASGGWMDFRTESKRAAALLENLAIDVDLDRETGDYPVAVRQMIEIAKALVFEAKIFIMDEPTSALNDVEAGTLFKLIRNLKERGCGIIYISHRMEEIYHIGDRISVLRDGRAVGTAPASELPQQKLVSWMVGREMSGQFPPRAAHPSGTALEVRGFRLADRSRTGKWAIRDADFDLHKGEILGLAGLQGSGKSELLNGLFGTYGRPAAGSVRIDDRPFMIRSPKDSIRAGIALLTHDRKSTGLVAPMSLARNITLASTDRFSPGGWMRLERETRAAARHVDSLGIKTRSIDQEVQTLSGGNQQKVAIAKWLETRPRVLLLDEPTAGVDVGAKHDIYELMNVWTSEGLAVLLVTSEIEELLAMSDRILVLHRGRITAEFRKGEAAREEVIRAAMGET
- a CDS encoding C69 family dipeptidase; this translates as MTKRTLWRNSVLVLALIFAAGSFSAAVDDARPERQWGPEGCTVILVGKDASTDGSVISTHTADCGVCDWTFRWVPGAEHAEGATRKIYRISQYHTWPPSQGLKWERYRDDFSGLEIPQPSRTYGYYHGMFGYMNENQVAISESTTGTHRQLINSTPSAQIDLTMLTLLAMERSKTARDAIRIMGELAETYGYGFHDDGEMLAVSDPDEIWIFEIMPVGPLWSPDSGTPGAVWCAQRVPDDHVSVCPNESRIGEIDLTKPDYFMASKHVVSFAVEKKLYNPDSGKPFSWKHAYSPADTSATASGGSRARMWRFFDLAAPSKKFSPDTPNMDFPFSVKPDKKLSLQDVMNMTRDKYQGTPFDTGAGLRGGPFSNPNYHPRPVRVGDQTYPTPRPIGVNRAEYTTITQVRRGLPNEIGGILWIAFGAQDTACYMPFYLGAAEIPHSFEIGDHWEFDRGSARWAFDYVDTLAQVAYSHAIKDVQAAIEVWEGGAIERTRMIDDLALRLHKEDPAKAADFLNMYSIRNAESAVNAWWKLGDDLIVKYRGLSIYDPVKRTRIDLPYPEEWLKEVIRYHGIEPTKKK
- a CDS encoding PfkB family carbohydrate kinase, which gives rise to MKTDTVRLLEIAGRLAGHRIAVWGDFILDEYIYGTTRRISREAPVLILSYSDREFTLGGAGNALQNLKALGAQPVPVGAVGLDDAGRKILAMLKKMGIASDHMLQVPGYATPLKTRVLAGEHNTRKQQILRIDRESRIPAAADIKKSFSSALRDLVRNCAGLLVSDYNYGAVDPEIFKSASPVFRGKQRSVTLDSRFRILDFPGGTTATPNETEVRDALQRDIREEDPTLRKAGRDLLRRLRSPALLITRGARGMILFETGRPPYHIPAHGPSDIVDVTGAGDTVISVYTLALAAGASFREAAQLANRAGSVVVMKKGAAVLSGEELRQAILS
- a CDS encoding C4-dicarboxylate ABC transporter, whose amino-acid sequence is MELQIVLILAVMAAAYAVAHFRKLSVELSMLAAAVAGGLAGAFIKTPPLGELARHLVEGSFTYLDVILVFVTATLFMAVISESGGVIYAVRGTVRAFVNMRVIALLVLMIIILIPGALTGAGSVSLLVVGAPVAMALSALGVSGKRTAAILFITAGLSAAAPPVNIWAMILSAGTAIPYVGFELPLGIPVLLLGTFTVLTLGLRKENPVSRETALAAIPEVPAGMTWWRVILPFLIFFGLVIAARMWPFALPIMGLPLQFTIAGLVAWLVSPKRPHLIRLARTTVKRLLPLLTTMVVVGMLQQIMTTTGVRGLLSFLVISTPFVLLIMLLAVVIPVSEGVLTYGGAAVLGIPLVWFFDSIGLHATMVIAGLSLLWPLGDGLPPTALIGRLSIMVSDYKGTYGSFLRSTWLPWLVITATGLLMIVYSAKLSFLVRWSM